In the Oryzias latipes chromosome 9, ASM223467v1 genome, one interval contains:
- the prune2 gene encoding protein prune homolog 2 isoform X1: MEEYLRRVQSRVAAGLSEIPFHVVLGGPEPNVDTVAATLCLALHLNLEEQSGGLCVPVLCRGPCHTLLPEETVKFLQRVNIPEDLLLWKEHIALVELHQAEKLSLTLLRDGLLDSSEYHILESSIRQVVHQKVQRDAGGDGGLSAVTTVARKILQEAAEHISAALREVLGEALKLQREEWWIKHGCQSEELEELVRCLEQWDDFSVQQQRDMNQQEPMLQLTPKLREFSDGETTIALTSLATDEEGWDGYVDGLKAFTHQHGYDCIVVLLSIQDAVHHPRQQVAVFSNSTHVLNQICTELEESSSWSLSGEPGDGASLQVYHIPINSTASSGIPSVLEEEIQNLLKDFVNRRSSVLACHPSSRTSSTEGVAGSVEFSQGSSGINDMDGSDTERAEGSSENVAVERAMADGEEEMGAVGVSAGAEPLSPDSGMTTIRSSRSSKESSVFLSDESPVGEVLAAGGVATGPVGLFLRSLSPLGLSSLSPPVPPERRKHRSSKKSSDTFDLFCFDPLHSSDLPAKDETQNSEGEAEGSRKAGSSSFSEIDELSLVDFSAANSIGGHESVNLSIDHQGLLLGNEITDTMVPPTPVNSLAGSRPPSSCGLRFFPEDVIERINGLQCKDSMSSSLSETWDELSFDTQGASSLSDYRPRDSESPQNVMNEVSKASVSDMTEKENGDILKSESSQQTIGRLEPQLSLIIETSPSYENWNPDSVLRDQWNTISLHDLQLTHPDDEVNRKNKPAISAGKGNTSIISKKKIISNTLMPETSKEEDEGAKSTKGTQQPEPLDFWTYSAQKGFLKSDSGTTTSYPESLDMWNTTIRDDSLSPLTTPENLSENSGSFSSFNLTAMKDASVENSHGYSDSGMQMWNTTIQEDSSSTTSTPEGHDNEQRLSHMGSPDTGYSPETLVCKDSVPSPVAEDVECRYHDFNVRIVIEAVEGETQSEEPGNNDTLQDSASEPAEDDTQRSNNMWDLPVPGIVTSTSEYDNIGEGSWSRASSPENYCSPVVDLVQLEAQSSPFLLFTKPNELINQNQTTDSSKQTESTTDKEQTAKQVFLFDCDVNKCAENLDGSKYENISKEELEETSWMEQPGDCSPFVFVEHRTATQQISTKEESDLLSPLYDNILHNKDDSQDGESEKNNENIEGRIKETTSQSIHTGTEIDALRNSISSHTGELHFHGESLSGLEREHIVVPDEYANREGSNSCDQQLKGLRKSMETFSMLSYAATVLKNQAETAHQKQLQTPLQSSEDQSRSGKIGSCADTDLNKAVSTNQHQASLDDAIEPELVPKMITPTQLKSSFEALHQTDSRLTEDGNHESDSSTVARSVSPSLRHPSDHFLKTREEVYVHSQISMEDSDEGGMSPTATSKRATSLGDFHAWGEQFLRQGSSQKTSEPPSLTNSTNSQNSSTIGTPLHELSPEKSLGLPFSGDLMEEENDEDDHEEEASIDCSCFPKWTPVVQRTRGEIKGFGSSDLLSFSNDQTGGCHSLQQKDSQTESDGFLLSRDDRKDQQLVHHAENYEPSRDPYSSVIRKHQDIASALPSQPANDNAPYQWAGGQNTSQVQSNYGYNYHHIDQRTENLYGYAFPSCGDSKPNSQQEPSNVYAEFTSDPPAVQYTSEHPGNYFETGANSQCNPDDMCFKCPNNVDSQHESGHSHVHHKLDDHAQYVSKGYVNILSRHSQQEVDAPEMMLMKTASCEELDNREDPPSSVDASGGSSQRRKLAAPPLDVSLDHIEGSLLSENALDTEDEALDTGDDLDVNIDDMDTPDEGDSLEFNINADPAEESHAVAGAAPSHSTSVHGAAEESRGSRLWRSVLIGEQEHRIDMKCIEPYKRVISHGGYYCEQNAIIVFAACFLPDSDCDNYSYVMENLFLYVISTLELMVAEDYMIVYLNGATPHRRMPGFTWMKRCYQMIDRRLKKNLKMFIIVHPSWFIRTLLGITRPFISSKFNSKIKYVGTLRELGELIPIEYIHIPPSVLKVDKGRSAD; encoded by the exons ATGGAAGAGTATTTGCGGAGGGTCCAGAGCAGAGTCGCG gcaggtCTGTCAGAGATTCCCTTCCATGTGGTTTTAGGTGGACCTGAGCCAAATGTTGACACTGTGGCTGCAACACTGTGCTTAGCCCTGCACCTCAACCTG GAGGAACAATCTGGTGGACTGTGCGTGCCGGTGCTGTGCAGAGGCCCGTGCCACACCTTGTTGCCTGAGGAAACTGTGAAGTTTTTGCAGAGAGTAAACATTCCTGAGGATTTGTTGCTCTGGAAAGAGCATATAGCCCTGGTGGAACTTCATCAAGCTGAGAAGCTCTCACTAACTCTACTTAGAGATGGATTACTTGACAG CTCTGAGTACCACATCCTGGAGTCCAGCATTCGGCAAGTGGTCCATCAAAAAGTGCAGAGAGATGCAGGGGGTGATGGGGGACTGTCCGCAGTCACAACAGTCGCCAGGAAGATTCTTCAAGAAGCAGCGGAGCACATCAGTGCGGCGCTGAGGGAGGTTCTCGGAG aGGCTTTGAAGCTGCAGAGAGAGGAATGGTGGATCAAACACGGCTGTCagtcagaggagctggaggaactTGTGAGATGTTTGGAGCAGTGGGACGACTTCAGTGTTCAACAACAGAGGGACATGAATCAACAAG AACcgatgctgcagctgacacCGAAGCTGAGGGAGTTTTCTGACGGGGAGACTACCATAGCGCTCACATCCCTGGCCACGGACGAGGAG GGATGGGATGGCTATGTGGACGGGCTAAAAGCATTCACCCATCAGCATGGCTACGACTGTATAGTGGTCCTCCTGTCGATCCAGGATGCAGTGCATCATCCTCGCCAGCAGGTGGCTGTCTTCTCAAACAGCACACATGTCCTCAACCAG ATCTGCACTGAGTTAGAGGAGTCCTCCTCTTGGTCTCTTTCTGGAGAACCTGGAGATGGAGCAAGTCTGCAAGTCTACCACATTCCTATAAACTCAACTGCATCTTCTGGCATTCCTTCTGTTCTGGAGGAGGAAATCCAGAACCTTCTCAAGGACTTTGTCAACAGGAGGAGCTCTGTATTAGCCTGCCATCCCAGCAGTAGGACCTCTTCTACGGAGGGGGTGGCAGGCAGCGTGGAGTTCTCTCAAGGTTCGTCTGGTATCAATGACATGGATGGTTCTGACACGGAGagagcagagggcagcagtgaaAATGTGGCTGTTGAAAG GGCAATGGCAGATGGTGAAGAGGAGATGGGTGCTGTTGGAGTCAGTGCTGGGGCAGAGCCGTTAAGTCCTGACAGTGGTATGACCACCATTCGCAGCAGTCGCTCTTCAAAGGAGAGCTCAGTGTTCCTTAGCGATGAAAGTCCGGTGGGTGAGGTTTTAGCAGCAGGAGGTGTAGCTACGGGGCCAGTAGGACTTTTTCTGAGAAGTCTGTCTCCTCTGGGGCTGTCCTCTCTCTCACCCCCTGTGCCCCCTGAAAGAAGGAAGCACCGTTCTAGCAAAAAAAGCAGCGACACCTTTGACCTGTTCTGTTTTGACCCATTGCATAGCAGTGACCTGCCAGCTAAAGACGAAACGCAAAACTCTGAGGGAGAAGCTGAAGGGTCGAGAAAAGCTGGAAGCTCTAGCTTCTCAGAAATCGATGAGCTAAGCTTGGTAGATTTCTCTGCAGCTAACTCAATAGGAGGCCATGAAAGTGTAAATTTGTCAATTGATCACCAGGGACTACTTCTTGGGAATGAGATCACTGACACCATGGTACCCCCAACACCAGTGAACAGCCTGGCTGGCAGTCGTCCACCTAGTAGTTGTGGCCTCAGGTTCTTCCCTGAAGATGTCATTGAAAGGATCAATGGTCTGCAGTGCAAAGACAGCATGTCATCATCTTTGTCAGAGACCTGGGATGAACTAAGCTTTGATACACAAGGAGCCTCGTCTTTGAGTGATTACAGGCCTAGAGACTCTGAAAGCCCTCAGAATGTTATGAACGAAGTTAGCAAAGCTTCAGTGAGTGatatgacagaaaaagaaaatggagaCATCTTAAAATCAGAGAGTTCCCAGCAGACGATAGGAAGGCTCGAGCCTCAGCTTAGTTTGATAATTGAAACTAGTCCATCCTATGAAAACTGGAATCCAGACTCTGTGCTTAGAGATCAGTGGAACACCATATCTTTACATGATCTTCAACTGACACATCCAGACGATGAAgtcaatagaaaaaacaaacctgcCATCAGTGCAGGAAAAGGGAATACATCTATaatatcaaaaaagaaaataatttcaaacaCTTTAATGCCAGAAACATCCAAAGAAGAGGACGAAGGTGCAAAAAGCACAAAGGGGACACAACAGCCAGAGCCTCTAGACTTCTGGACATATTCAGCTCAGAAGGGATTTCTCAAGTCTGATAGTGGAACCACCACCTCCTACCCTGAATCTTTAGACATGTGGAATACGACAATCAGGGACGACAGCTTATCACCTCTCACTACCCCAGAGAATTTATCTGAAAACTCAGGTTCCTTTTCTTCATTTAATCTCACTGCTATGAAAGACGCTTCTGTGGAAAATTCCCACGGATATTCCGACAGTGGGATGCAGATGTGGAACACCACCATACAGGAGGACAGCTCTTCCACAACAAGCACTCCTGAGGGACACGACAACGAACAACGCTTGAGTCACATGGGATCACCAGATACTGGTTACTCTCCGGAGACTCTTGTTTGTAAAGACAGTGTACCGTCTCCTGTGGCTGAAGATGTTGAGTGTAGATATCATGATTTCAATGTGAGGATTGTAATTGAAGCTGTAGAGGGTGAaacacaaagtgaggaaccagGAAATAATGACACCTTACAGGATTCTGCCTCTGAACCTGCAGAAGATGACACTCAACGAAGCAACAACATGTGGGACCTACCTGTCCCAGGCATTGTGACTTCTACCTCTGAGTATGACAACATTGGAGAAGGATCATGGAGCCGTGCATCTTCACCTGAGAACTATTGCAGTCCGGTGGTTGATTTGGTCCAGCTTGAAGCTCAGTCCAgcccatttttactttttaccaaACCTAATGAATTGATAAATCAAAACCAGACCACTGACTCTTCCAAACAGACTGAATCCACTACAGATAAGGAGCAAACAGCCAAGCAGGTATTCCTGTTTGATTGTGATGTAAACAAATGTGCGGAAAATTTAGATGGGAGTAAGTATGAGAACATCAGCAAAGAGGAATTAGAGGAGACTAGCTGGATGGAGCAACCTGGGGATTGTTCCCCCTTTGTGTTTGTGGAACATCGCACTGCCACGCAGCAAATTTCAACGAAAGAAGAATCAGATTTATTATCTCCTCTGTATGATAACATTTTACACAATAAAGATGACAGCCAAGATggagaaagtgaaaaaaacaatgaaaatattgAGGGCAGAATCAAAGAAACTACATCCCAAAGCATCCATACAGGTACGGAAATAGATGCACTGAGAAACTCCATCAGCTCTCACACAGGTGAGTTACATTTTCACGGAGAGTCCCTCTCAGGCTTGGAAAGGGAACACATTGTGGTGCCGGATGAGTATGCTAATAGAGAGGGGTCTAACAGTTGTGACCAGCAATTAAAAGGATTAAGAAAATCCATGGAGACCTTCAGCATGTTATCTTATGCTGCCACAGTACTGAAAAATCAAGCAGAAACTGCACATCAAAAGCAGCTTCAGACTCCACTGCAAAGCAGTGAAGACCAAAGCAGAAGTGGGAAGATCGGTTCTTGTGCAGACACAGACCTAAATAAAGCTGTCTCAACTAATCAACACCAAGCTAGTCTTGACGATGCCATTGAGCCTGAGCTGGTGCCAAAAATGATCACACCTACCCAATTGAAATCCAGCTTCGAAGCTCTCCACCAAACAGATTCAAGACTAACAGAAGACGGAAATCATGAAAGTGACTCCAGCACTGTGGCTCGAAGTGTGTCTCCATCATTAAGACATCCATCAGATCACTTCCTGAAAACCAGGGAAGAAGTTTATGTCCATTCCCAGATATCTATGGAGGATTCAGATGAAGGTGGGATGTCACCAACTGCAACTTCAAAAAGAGCCACCTCCTTGGGTGATTTTCATGCCTGGGGAGAACAATTTTTGAGACAAGGTTCTTCTCAAAAAACATCTGAACCACCATCCCTCACTAACAGTACAAACTCCCAAAACAGCTCTACGATTGGTACGCCCCTACATGAGTTGTCTCCAGAAAAAAGCCTTGGCTTACCATTCTCTGGAGATTTAATGGAAGAGGAGAATGATGAAGACGACCACGAAGAGGAAGCAAGCATAGATTGTTCGTGCTTTCCTAAATGGACTCCAGTCGTACAAAGAACTAGAGGAGAAATAAAAGGGTTTGGATCTTCTGATCTGCTCAGCTTTTCTAATGACCAGACTGGAGGATGTCACTCACTTCAACAAAAGGATTCACAGACAGAGAGTGATGGCTTTCTGTTGAGCAGAGACGATCGTAAAGACCAACAACTTGTGCATCATGCCGAAAATTATGAACCTTCCAGAGATCCATATTCATCTGTTATAAG AAAGCACCAGGATATTGCCTCAGCACTGCCATCCCAGCCAGCCAATGACAATGCTCCATACCAGTGGGCAGGGGGTCAGAACACATCTCAGGTCCAAAGCAACTATGGCTACAACTACCATCACATCGATCAAAGAACTGAAAACCTGTATGGGTACGCCTTCCCATCCTGTGGAGATTCCAAACCCAACAGCCAGCAGGAACCCAGTAATGTCTACGCTGAGTTTACATCTGACCCCCCAGCCGTGCAGTACACATCTGAGCACCCCGGGAATTACTTTGAAACAGGAGCTAATTCCCAGTGCAACCCAGATGACATGTGCTTCAAGTGTCCGAACAATGTTGACAGTCAGCATGAGTCAGGCCATTCTCATGTTCACCATAAGCTGGATGATCATGCTCAGTACGTGTCTAAAGGATATGTCAACATTTTGTCGAG ACACTCTCAGCAAGAAGTTGATGCACCAGAGATGATGCTGATGAAGACGGCCTCCTGTGAGGAGCTGGATAACAGAGAAG ACCCTCCGTCGTCCGTGGACGCATCTGGGGGGTCCAGCCAGCGGAGGAAGTTGGCTGCTCCTCCTCTGGATGTGTCGCTGGACCACATCGAGGGGTCTCTTCTCTCAGAAAATGCTCTGGACACCGAGGACGAGGCGCTGGACACGGGGGATGATCTCGACGTGAACATCGATGATATGGACACGCCTGATGAAGGCGACTCACTGGAGTTCAACATAAACG CAGACCCTGCTGAAGAGTCCCACGCGGTTGCAGGAGCAGCTCCATCTCACTCTACGTCAGTCCatggagcagcagaggagagcaGAGGGAGCCGGCTGTGGAGAAGCGTCCTGATTGGAGAGCAGGAGCATCGCATCGACATGAAGTGCATTGAACCGTACAAAAGAGTTATTTCTCATGGag gttaTTATTGTGAACAAAATGCCATCATAGTGTTTGCCGCATGTTTTCTGCCTGACAGCGACTGTGACAACTACAGCTATGTAATGGAAAATCTTTTTCT GTATGTCATAAGTACGTTAGAACTGATGGTGGCAGAAGATTACATGATTGTGTACCTGAATGGTGCCACTCCTCACAGAAGGATGCCAGGGTTTACATGGATGAAAAGGTGCTATCAAATGATAGACAGAAG ACTCAAGAAAAACCTGAAAATGTTCATCATTGTTCATCCTTCCTGGTTCATTCGGACGTTGCTGGGAATCACTAGGCCATTCATAAG